The Ornithinimicrobium faecis region GCCTCCGCCTCCTACTCGGATGTCAAGGCCAACCTGGCCGAGGCAGGCCTGGAAGAGACCGATGTCGAGATCATCCCAGTCGGCGCGGGCGCCTCCGCCGCGGCTGCACTGGAGAACGGTGAGATCGACGCTGTCGACTCCTACACGGACTCGTTCACGGTGATGAACAACAGTGGCATCACACTGACCCTGCTCGAGCGACCGGCAAAGCTGGACGATCTGTTCAGCGTCACGATGGTGACGACCGAGGAGATGCTCGAGAACAACCCCGAGGCGCTGGCCGGCTTTGTCCGTGCCGCCTACAAAGGCATTGTCTACTCGCAGGTGAACCCCGAAGAGGCGCTGCAGCTGGGCTTTGATGAGTTCGACGTGCTCCCTGGTGCCGCAGACCCAGAGGGTGAAGAAGCTCAGGAGAGCCTGGCGGCCATGCAGACTGCCCTGCTCGACTCATTGCCGAAGGATCCTGCCGCCGACCCAGCGGAGTGGGGCAACTGGCTCGAACTCTCCGACGAGCGCTGGCAGGCAGTGATCGACTACGCCCTCACCACTGACCAGATCACCACCGAGATGACCGTGTCCGACGTTTGGGACGGATCTCTAATGTCGCAGTACTTCGACTTCGACCCCACCGCTGTAGCACAGACGGAAGAGCGGTAAGTGGAACCCGGAGGGGCCGACGAGCTCAACGGAGCACGAGGGAACAGCAGATCGATGAATCCTGGTCGGGCTCTCATTGAGGTGCGAGGCCTCACCAAGGTCTACCGACCGCGTCGATCGACTCCCACCATCGCACTCGACAACGTCGCCCTGTCCGTGGAGGAAGGCGAGTTCGTCGCTCTCGTCGGCCCCTCCGGCTGCGGCAAGACCACCATGCTGAAGATCCTCGCTGGCCTGGTGCCCACCTTCGACGGTCATGTCTCGCTGGGCGGGCACCCCGTCTCTGGTCCCAGCTCGGACGTCGGCGTCGTGTTCCAACAGCCCACCCTGCTGCCATGGCGCACGATTCTCGAGAACATCATGATTCCCATCGAGGTCCAGCGCCTCGACAAAGGGGCCGGTCTGGATCGAGCCCACCAGTTGATGGACACCGTGGGCCTGGCAGGATTCGGAGACAAATACCCCAAGGAGCTCTCCGGCGGCATGCAACAGCGCGCCGGGATCTGCCGGGCGCTCATCCACGACCCCAAGGTGCTGCTCATGGATGAGCCGTTCGGCGCCCTCGATGCCATGACCAGAGAGTTCATGAACGAGGAGCTGCAACGGATCTGGCTCACCAGCGGGAAGACCGTGGTCTTCGTGACCCACTCCATCCCCGAAGCCGCCTTCCTGGCCGACCGAGTCGTGGTCATGACACCACGGCCGGGTCGCATCGCTGAGGTCGTCGACGTCGACCTCAGTCGCCCGCGATCCCTCGGCGATATGGCCACCGCGGCTGCCGGGATCACACTGGATCGCATCCGTGCGCACTTTAACAACAGTTCAATGGTTGACTGAGCGAAAGGGAGCCAGCGATGACAAATACCACCCCCGCCCCGGCCGCCACGACCAACGAGGCGGCCAAGAAGGACCAGGCGAACCTCGCTTCCCTGTTCGCCAGGAAGCCCGAGTTCTACCTTGTGCCGCTCGTCTTCGTAGTCATCATCACCGCTTGGGAACTGTCGGTTCGACTCTTCGATATTCCGAAGATAGTCCTGCCCGGGCCCCTCGCGGTTGCCTCCGCCTTCACCGATCTCGTATCCCAAGACACATTCTGGGCCCACCTCTGGGTTACATCGCGCGAGGTCCTGTTGGGCTACGGGTTAGGTGTCTTGATCGCTCTGGTGCTCGGCGCGCTGATCTCGCAGGCGCGGGTGCTCGAACGTGCGTTCATGCCGTATGTCGTCGCGTTCCAGACTATCCCAAGCGTCGCGCTCGCGCCCCTTTTCGTGGTCTGGTTCGGCTTCGGCGAACTATCCAAAATCGTCATGGCAGCAATCATCTCGTTCTTCCCGATCCTGGTGAACGTCATCGCTGGCCTGAAGGCATCCGATCCCGACCAACTGCAGATGATGCGTTCCTTCGGGGCGAATTCGGGACAAGTATTCTGGAAAGTCAAGATCCGGAACTCACTTCCGTATGTCTTCACCGGGTTGAAGATCGGCGCCCTGTTCGCTCTCGTGGGAGCGATCGTTGGGGAGTTCGTCGGAGCCAGCCACGGACTCGGATACCTCATCCTTCAGTACAATTACCAGTTCAACATCGCGGGGATGTTCTCGGTCCTCATCGTGCTGGCAGTGATCGGCATGACTCTTCACGCCTTCATCAGCATGATCGAACGGCGCGTGGTGTTCTGGGCCGGAGAGGACAGCCATGCGGCATAGCCTGAGGATGTCGCGAACCTTCGACGCGTCGCGCGCCTACCGTGATCGCGCCGTCAGGTCTTTGCCCCGAGGCGTCTCATCCTCTCCCCGCGCCTCCCAACGTCCGGTTGCGATCGTGCAGGAGCACGCCGACGGCTGCCACGTCACCGACACCGACGGCAACACCTACATCGACTACGCACTCGGATACGGTCCCCTGCTGTTGGGTCACACCCCGGGGCCCGTGCTCGACGCGGTGCGTCGCGCGCTCGACCTGGGGTTACGCACCGGAGGCGTCACCGCGGGCGAGGCCGAGTTGGCCGAACGAGTAGCCGAGTGCGTCCCGAGCGCCGAAGTCACGACCTTCCTCAGCTCCGGCACCGAGGCTGTGCAACTGGCACTGCGCATCGCTCGGTCAGAGACGGCACGCACCCGGGTAGTGAAGTTCAGGGGCCACTACCACGGCTGGGCCGACAGCATGCACGTCGCCAACGCACCAGGCAGTGACGACCCGACCACCACCGGTCAGGATCCCCTTGCCGCCGAGAACGTCATTCTGCTCGACTGGGGCGATCTGAAAGCGCTGAACGAGACCCTCGACGACACGATCGCCGCCGTAATCACCGAGCCCGCCGCTGTCAACGCCGGTTGTTTCGAGCCCGAGCCAGGTTTCCTCGAGGGATTACGACGCGCCACCACAGCCAACGGCACGATGCTGATCTTCGACGAGATCATCACCGGCTTCCGACTCGGACTCGGTGGTGCCCAGGGCAGATACGGGGTCAACCCCGACCTCACGGTACTCGGCAAAGCGCTAGGAGCGGGGTTGCCCATCAGTGCAGTCACCGGAAGTAGGGCCGCGATGCGGCCCGTGGCTTCAGGGCGCATGCTCCACCGAGGCACCTACAACGGCAACCCCCTCTCGGTTGCTTCCGGCAACGCCTGCCTGAAGCAACTAGCAAATAGCGCCGACGTGCTGTACCCCCGCATGGAGGCGCAGGTAACCCGGCTCGCGGCGGGGATCCGCGAGGCCGCGGAGCGACTGGCCGCACCTGTGCACGTCAACCACGTCGGGACCTGCCTGCAGGTCTTCGTGTCACCGAGTCCAGTTGAACGACTCACCGACACTATCGGCCTGGACAAGGAGGCCGTACTCGAGCTCTCCGGGCTACTGGTGGAACGCGGCGTGATGACGTTGCCACGTGGTCTGATGTACCTCTCGGTCGAGCACACGGAGGCGGACATCGACGACACCATCTGGGCGTTCGAGTCAGCACTCGACGCATTCACTCACGGCACTACCAACTGACCACCCCGGAGGGATGGCTATGACCCTGGACTCGAGGCACCGGTTGGCGCCGACGACCCAACCCGAGATGACAATCAATGGCGAGTCCGTCCGCGGTGCAGGAACCGTTCTCGCCATCCCCAACCCGGCCACGGGTGAACTCCTCGCCGAGGTGCCCTCTGCCTCGATGGACCAGGTGGACCAGGCAGCGACCGCTGCTGCGACCGCACTCTCTGGCTGGGCTGCCACGCCACGTGCCGAACGCTCCCGGCTGATCCACCGGTTCTGCGACCAGCTCGAGGCGGCCTCCGACCACCTCATCTCCACGATCATCAACGAGGTGGGCACACCCGTGACACTGGCGGAGTCGCTGCAGATCGGCTTCCCCATCGAGCAGATGCGCTGGTATGCCGATCTGATCCGTGCCGATGACTCAGTCGACCTAGGCGTGGCCACTTATGGGCAACCGCGCCGTTCTGTGGTCTACCACCGCCCGGTGGGAGTCGTCGCGGCCATCTCCGCATACAACTATCCCCTGCACCTGGGGATGTGGAAGGTCGGCGCAGCGCTCGCCGCGGGATGCACTATCGTGCTGATGCCCTCGCCGCGAACCCCGCTCGCGGTGCTCGCAGTGGGACGGATCGCCCGTGAGTCCGGCCTGCCCGACGGTGTGCTTAATGTCATCGTCGGTGGGCCCGACGTTGGGCGGGCGCTGACCGAGAACCCCCAGGTAAACAAGATCTCATTCACCGGCTCCGACGCAGTCGGGCAGCACATCATTTCCCAATCTGCGGCCGGGATCAAGAGGGTCACCCTGGAACTCGGCGGTAAGTCCCCGGCGATCATCCTGGAGGGCGCAGACCTCATGGTCGCCGCGAACCAGGTACATCGCCGCTACACCCGCAACGCCGGCCAGGGGTGCGCCTCTCCCACCCGGCTCCTCGTCCACCGGGACGCCGTCTCGGACTTCATCGCCGCAACGGAGCAGGTATACGACGACCTGGTCGTGGGTGACCCATGGGACCGTGCGACAGATGTCGGACCGGTGATACGTCCAGAACACCGGGATCGGATCGAGGGCATGGTCTCCGACGCCATCGGCCGGGGGGCCCGGATCGCCGTTGGCGGCGGCCGCCCCGAATTCGCCGGGGGCTGGTGGGTGAACCCGCTGATGCTCACCGGACTAGACAACTCCGACCCCATCGCCCAGAACGAGGTCTTCGGGCCGGTGTCGGTCCTGCTGCCGTACTCGACCCTCGACGAAGCGATTGCCATAGCGAACGACTCAAGGTTCGGGCTGAACGGCTACCTCTACGGCGACCCCGAGATCGCCGCAACAGTCGCTCCGCAACTTCGCGTCGGCACCGTCGCCATCAACGAAGCCAGCGGCCTTCGCCCGGACGCCCCCTTCGGCGGCTTCGGCTTCAGCGGTATCGGCCGGGAGGGCGGCGTGTGGGGACTTTCGGCCTTCCAGGAAACCCAACACATCCAGTACCCACTCAGCAAGGACGGTTAAGTGTCAAATCTGCAGCACCGCGCCGGAGTCATCGTGCCACCCGCCAATCCGACAGTTGAGCCAGAGTTCGCCGACCTCATCTCGCCAGGTCTGGCCCTGCACACAACCCGGTTCCCGGTGTTCACCGGCTGGGATCAGAAGCAGCGCAACCAGGGATACCTGGACGCCCTCCCCACCTCGATCACCACCTTCGGCACCCTCGCGCTCGACTCGGTGTTCGTCGCCTGCACCGGGTCCCACTACCTACTCTCCCCCGAGGACGACGCGATGCTATGCCAGGAACTCAGCCGGCAGGCAGGAACTGAGGTGCGGTCGGCGACCCTAACGATCACCGACGCCCTGACCGACCTCGGCGCCCGCGAGATCGTCGTAGCCTCACCTTACGAGGACTGGCTCACCGAACTGTCCCACCGCTACTGGGAAGCTGCCGGGTTCCCCGTCACCCAGGTCGTACGGGTGCGGTCTCAACAAGGTTTCAACCCCTACGACGTCACGGACGAGTCGCTGGCGGAGCAGGTGGATGCGGCGGGAGTGGCCGAAGACGCCGTCATCCTGTTCACCGGCACCGGAATGCCCACCGTCGGAGCTATGACCCGGCTGTCCTCGGGCAACCGGCGCCGCGTCATCTCCTCAAACCTGTGTGGCGCACGGTGGCTGCAGCGCCACCACCCAGGTGGTGGCCGACACCATCTACTCGCCCGGCTAGAAGCCCAGATTGCCGAGTTTTCCGGATGAACGAACAACACGACGTCCTCATCGCCGGCGCCGGCCCAGTCGGTCTGTTCGCGGCGCTACGGCTCGCCCAACAGGGCGTCGACGTCCTGGTGGTGGAAGCCGAACCCACGCTCGGCACAGTCTCGAAGGCGTCCACGTTCCACCCCTCCACGCTCGACCTGCTCGACGAGGCAGGTGCTGCTGATGAGTTGCTGCACCAAGGCGTCCTCGTCGATGAGATCCAGTGGCGCGACCTTGACGCCACCATTCTGGCTAGCATCCCCTTCTCCCTACTCGCCGAACACACGGCATACCCATACCGCTTACACGCTGAGCAGACCCTGCTCACACCCATCCTGCTACGGCAACTACGTGCCATCAACACAGACTCCGTCCGCTTCTCATCCCGGTGCGAGAGCCTGGTCCAGGACTCGGACGGAGTGTCGGCAACGATAGCCACCGCAGACGGCAGCTACACCGTCAAGAGCCCGTTCCTGCTGGCCGCCGACGGTGCTCACAGCGAGGTGCGCAAACAGCTGGGAATCGACTTCCCCGGACAGGCCTATGAGTCCCGCGCGCTGCGGGTGATCACCAAGGAAGACTTGCGCGAGCACCTGCCAGGGCTCTCCGGCATCACGTACGTACGTGACGCGAGACAGTCATGCAGTCTGCTCCAGATGCGGGACCACTGGCGGTTCATCTTCCGCGTCGCCGACAAGTCCAGCGACGCCGAAGCGTTGGAACCCTCGACGGTACGGCAGTTGGTCGACACCGTCGCCCCCGGCGTGAGCATTTCGATGGCTGAGGTCTACAGCAATCGGGCACACGTCGCCAGCAGCACCGTCCTCGGCCGGGTCGCGCTCATAGGGGATTCCGCCCACGTCACGACGACGGCCGGCGGCATGAACATGAACTGCGGGCTGCACGACGCGTATGCCATGGCTCGCGCTACCGCTCAAGCCCTCGACGGCTCGCCGCTGGCGGCTTTCGAAGACGCCGGGGACGAGCGGCGACGCGTCGTGCGGGACGTTATCGTCCCGCGCACCGAGTCCCGTGCGGCAGGCTCGGACGGGGACACGGACGCCCTCACCATGGCCATCGCGGCGGCTAAGGCGCTCGCGGAGGATCCTCACCGCGCGTTCACCTTCCTGTATGAGGCATCCCTATTCGACACGGCACCGAGGCTAAGGCGTAAGCGATGACCAGGATCTGGTTCCAAAAACACACCGTCGAGGGACGTCTCCCGTTGCTCGACCAGTGGTATGCGGACCATCTGAGGCGGATCGCCCGGCCGGGCACGGTCATCGACATCCACACCCTGCCGGCCGAGGCGTACCCCAAATCAATCCCCGAGGGAGTCGTCCGCTTCGGAGCCGTGGAGACCTTCTTCAGCCACTACTTCGCCCGCCAGGCGTATGAGGCCGAGCGGCAGGGGTACGACGCTTTCGTGATAGGCACATCCCAGGATCCCGGCCTGCGCGAGGGGCGGTCGCTCGCCGGAATCCCCGTGCTCGGATACGGGGAAACTTCCTTTCACATGGCAGGGATGACAGGGCACGACTTCGGCATCGTAGGCTTCATCCCAGAACTCGCCGAACCGCTCGCCGAGAACATCAAGGCCAGCGGTCTGCAGCACCGATTCCGCGGTTTCAGCTACATCCAAGACGGAGCCCAGTTCGTGACAAAGGCACTGCAGGGCCAAACCGGCCCATTCCTCGAGGCGTTCGAGGAGGCCGCCGGGCGCGCCATAGCCAGCGGTGCCCAACTCATTATCCCAGGCGAGGGGCTACCCAACGAGATCCTGGTCCAGGAGGGCATCACCAGCATCGGGGACGTGCCGATCCTGGACCCGGACGGACTCCTGGTGAAGATGGCCGAGAGCCTCGTCGACCTGAAAACCTTAGGCATCCTGTCGCGATCCGCGGCGGGCTACTGGAACCGCCGCCCGGATCCGGACTACCTGGATCACCTGGCGACGGTGTTCTGGAAGTGAGCGGGGGTCTCATGGCATCGCACGGCGGACCAGTAATGACCTTGAGCAGCGAGACC contains the following coding sequences:
- a CDS encoding ABC transporter substrate-binding protein; the encoded protein is MAVLETRTQVPLNGTGPPLALERADMHKSSVLKPLAALVALMMMVTACSSGNSETTEGDDGSETTGITVGFARNTVTAAEEIFTYAVPTGLGFFEEEGLEVDMVTADGSTAAIQALSGGSADIAYASSANILTAIEQGVPVKAFAGLTLHWPYYIGVPEDSDIESIEDLEGKRIGVISLASASYSDVKANLAEAGLEETDVEIIPVGAGASAAAALENGEIDAVDSYTDSFTVMNNSGITLTLLERPAKLDDLFSVTMVTTEEMLENNPEALAGFVRAAYKGIVYSQVNPEEALQLGFDEFDVLPGAADPEGEEAQESLAAMQTALLDSLPKDPAADPAEWGNWLELSDERWQAVIDYALTTDQITTEMTVSDVWDGSLMSQYFDFDPTAVAQTEER
- a CDS encoding ABC transporter ATP-binding protein; the encoded protein is MNPGRALIEVRGLTKVYRPRRSTPTIALDNVALSVEEGEFVALVGPSGCGKTTMLKILAGLVPTFDGHVSLGGHPVSGPSSDVGVVFQQPTLLPWRTILENIMIPIEVQRLDKGAGLDRAHQLMDTVGLAGFGDKYPKELSGGMQQRAGICRALIHDPKVLLMDEPFGALDAMTREFMNEELQRIWLTSGKTVVFVTHSIPEAAFLADRVVVMTPRPGRIAEVVDVDLSRPRSLGDMATAAAGITLDRIRAHFNNSSMVD
- a CDS encoding ABC transporter permease, with product MTNTTPAPAATTNEAAKKDQANLASLFARKPEFYLVPLVFVVIITAWELSVRLFDIPKIVLPGPLAVASAFTDLVSQDTFWAHLWVTSREVLLGYGLGVLIALVLGALISQARVLERAFMPYVVAFQTIPSVALAPLFVVWFGFGELSKIVMAAIISFFPILVNVIAGLKASDPDQLQMMRSFGANSGQVFWKVKIRNSLPYVFTGLKIGALFALVGAIVGEFVGASHGLGYLILQYNYQFNIAGMFSVLIVLAVIGMTLHAFISMIERRVVFWAGEDSHAA
- a CDS encoding aspartate aminotransferase family protein; amino-acid sequence: MSRTFDASRAYRDRAVRSLPRGVSSSPRASQRPVAIVQEHADGCHVTDTDGNTYIDYALGYGPLLLGHTPGPVLDAVRRALDLGLRTGGVTAGEAELAERVAECVPSAEVTTFLSSGTEAVQLALRIARSETARTRVVKFRGHYHGWADSMHVANAPGSDDPTTTGQDPLAAENVILLDWGDLKALNETLDDTIAAVITEPAAVNAGCFEPEPGFLEGLRRATTANGTMLIFDEIITGFRLGLGGAQGRYGVNPDLTVLGKALGAGLPISAVTGSRAAMRPVASGRMLHRGTYNGNPLSVASGNACLKQLANSADVLYPRMEAQVTRLAAGIREAAERLAAPVHVNHVGTCLQVFVSPSPVERLTDTIGLDKEAVLELSGLLVERGVMTLPRGLMYLSVEHTEADIDDTIWAFESALDAFTHGTTN
- a CDS encoding aldehyde dehydrogenase family protein — protein: MTINGESVRGAGTVLAIPNPATGELLAEVPSASMDQVDQAATAAATALSGWAATPRAERSRLIHRFCDQLEAASDHLISTIINEVGTPVTLAESLQIGFPIEQMRWYADLIRADDSVDLGVATYGQPRRSVVYHRPVGVVAAISAYNYPLHLGMWKVGAALAAGCTIVLMPSPRTPLAVLAVGRIARESGLPDGVLNVIVGGPDVGRALTENPQVNKISFTGSDAVGQHIISQSAAGIKRVTLELGGKSPAIILEGADLMVAANQVHRRYTRNAGQGCASPTRLLVHRDAVSDFIAATEQVYDDLVVGDPWDRATDVGPVIRPEHRDRIEGMVSDAIGRGARIAVGGGRPEFAGGWWVNPLMLTGLDNSDPIAQNEVFGPVSVLLPYSTLDEAIAIANDSRFGLNGYLYGDPEIAATVAPQLRVGTVAINEASGLRPDAPFGGFGFSGIGREGGVWGLSAFQETQHIQYPLSKDG
- a CDS encoding maleate cis-trans isomerase family protein, with the protein product MSNLQHRAGVIVPPANPTVEPEFADLISPGLALHTTRFPVFTGWDQKQRNQGYLDALPTSITTFGTLALDSVFVACTGSHYLLSPEDDAMLCQELSRQAGTEVRSATLTITDALTDLGAREIVVASPYEDWLTELSHRYWEAAGFPVTQVVRVRSQQGFNPYDVTDESLAEQVDAAGVAEDAVILFTGTGMPTVGAMTRLSSGNRRRVISSNLCGARWLQRHHPGGGRHHLLARLEAQIAEFSG
- a CDS encoding FAD-dependent oxidoreductase; translated protein: MNEQHDVLIAGAGPVGLFAALRLAQQGVDVLVVEAEPTLGTVSKASTFHPSTLDLLDEAGAADELLHQGVLVDEIQWRDLDATILASIPFSLLAEHTAYPYRLHAEQTLLTPILLRQLRAINTDSVRFSSRCESLVQDSDGVSATIATADGSYTVKSPFLLAADGAHSEVRKQLGIDFPGQAYESRALRVITKEDLREHLPGLSGITYVRDARQSCSLLQMRDHWRFIFRVADKSSDAEALEPSTVRQLVDTVAPGVSISMAEVYSNRAHVASSTVLGRVALIGDSAHVTTTAGGMNMNCGLHDAYAMARATAQALDGSPLAAFEDAGDERRRVVRDVIVPRTESRAAGSDGDTDALTMAIAAAKALAEDPHRAFTFLYEASLFDTAPRLRRKR
- a CDS encoding aspartate/glutamate racemase family protein → MTRIWFQKHTVEGRLPLLDQWYADHLRRIARPGTVIDIHTLPAEAYPKSIPEGVVRFGAVETFFSHYFARQAYEAERQGYDAFVIGTSQDPGLREGRSLAGIPVLGYGETSFHMAGMTGHDFGIVGFIPELAEPLAENIKASGLQHRFRGFSYIQDGAQFVTKALQGQTGPFLEAFEEAAGRAIASGAQLIIPGEGLPNEILVQEGITSIGDVPILDPDGLLVKMAESLVDLKTLGILSRSAAGYWNRRPDPDYLDHLATVFWK